The segment AAGTAACTATAGCCATTCAAACATATCAATAGGAGGAAGAGAATCGGTCTCCCGCATCGATGGTGGAATatgtagaggaagaggaagaagaaactGAACAAAACTTGCGGACCTCCCCTTCGCTTCCTGTCAGCACATCAAGCTGAACCATCTTTACCATGGCAGCCACAAATCTTTCGAAGAAGAGAGTCTCATTTGTTGCAAAGCTTGCAACTATTTCACTACTGCGGGAATCAGTGGAGAGGCTCTCGTCAGATGCAAACAATACTTCACCATTCTCTAGATTCACGTAGTACTTGTTGTCGAACAAATTTGGAGTGCGAATGTCCAGATTAGTGGTGTTGACAGTGGTAGAAGACGGGCATGTGAGGTAAAGTTCCTCTGCAAAACTCTCATTCAGAGTGGAATCCTGTGTTGGGTAAAGTCTGTAGGCGAAGGACACGCAATGAGAGATACCAAATGTATGACCACCTGGAAAAGAGATTTGCCCAAACCTTCAAGTTACAAATATTAGATACCAAATTTTTTGGATTGTTAATCCTCTTTTAAGTAAAGATGGCAGGGTTCCCGTTAGTTGTTAAATCACGTGTGGACTATGCCGCCAGCAAACTAACCTGAAAGTACTACAAGCTCGGCAATATCAGTGAAACCTTTTTCAGCGAAGAGAGCCATTAATGCAGACAAATTTGATTCTGTTCTGGGAAGACTGTCCACTACTACACTCGAATTAGCGTTTGTGAGGCTGTCTCTCCTGCCAAGTGGTACTGGAATCTCCGGTCCTCCCGCCTGTTGACAAGACTTGATAACTTTTATATTTCATTCAAATTATCTAGGGATTGCAATAAACAGGGAGAGAGCCACTACAAATAGCTATGAACAGACTAAACTGTAGTTGCCATTTTGGCTGTCG is part of the Cryptomeria japonica chromosome 10, Sugi_1.0, whole genome shotgun sequence genome and harbors:
- the LOC131076092 gene encoding peroxidase 12, with the translated sequence MVKILLVVFLFILTGAAYESSIKHTHRPALADGLSWTFYNESCPNVEAIVKATLASFLDKNVTQAPGVLRLLFHDCFVQGCDASILLNGTGSELEDSPNLTIRKEAVKIIEVIKYAVEADCPRTVSCADILALAGSYAVYMAGGPEIPVPLGRRDSLTNANSSVVVDSLPRTESNLSALMALFAEKGFTDIAELVVLSGGHTFGISHCVSFAYRLYPTQDSTLNESFAEELYLTCPSSTTVNTTNLDIRTPNLFDNKYYVNLENGEVLFASDESLSTDSRSSEIVASFATNETLFFERFVAAMVKMVQLDVLTGSEGEVRKFCSVSSSSSSTYSTIDAGDRFSSSY